A single genomic interval of Stieleria maiorica harbors:
- the rpmG gene encoding 50S ribosomal protein L33, whose product MAKSKKKAETVFLVCEETGDYNYTLKRKPGGEKLRLKKYSPRLRRHTWHGEKKK is encoded by the coding sequence ATGGCTAAGAGCAAGAAAAAGGCCGAAACGGTCTTCCTGGTTTGCGAAGAAACCGGCGATTACAACTACACCCTGAAGCGTAAACCGGGCGGCGAAAAGCTGCGTCTGAAGAAGTACAGCCCGCGACTGCGCCGCCACACCTGGCACGGCGAAAAGAAAAAATAA
- a CDS encoding sulfatase-like hydrolase/transferase, with the protein MTRLIPPVCALTTARFAAGFLAGLVLLSQMAATAAAADPPSRPNIVWIMSEDNSADYLRHFDPDGAPAPNIESMAAHGVTFDRAFSNAPVCSVARTTLITGCYAPRIGTQFHRRFVSVPMPEGLQMFPAYLRAAGYYTTNNSKEDYNAVKGSDVWSESSRKASWRNRPEESMPFFHVQTFGDSHESRLHFSQDQMQEPTQTDPAGVKLQAYFPDTPLFRYTRARYHDRMMKIDELVGGVIEQLREDGQLENTFVFYFGDHGGVLPRSKGYAYEAGLHVPLVVRVPDQFQSLAARELGSRTKGFVEFVDFGPTVLSLAGLEQPEGVDGKPFLGIDADPEKVDRRDEAFGYADRFDEKYDLVRTLRIGDFKYIRNFEPFYPDGLQNNYRYLCLAYQQWRELYQQGKLSGAAKQFYEAKAPEALYDLNADPDEVNNLASDPEYATQLKQMRDQLDDRLKSLPDLSFVIEAVMVDEAINNPTVFGESHSGQITRYIDTVNLALLPIEEALPGIQAALDDADPWVRYWALVACSTLGEAAKPLTSTIEKFLLDVEPLVVMRAVEYLAVHSDVETKPSMYRSLERATNEPELLRMLNTIVFLRDFHGYEVDPDRFQFLPVLTPIDPKGQVIHRLRYLKGEI; encoded by the coding sequence ATGACTCGCCTCATCCCCCCCGTTTGTGCTTTGACGACCGCTCGCTTCGCAGCCGGTTTTTTAGCCGGCCTTGTCTTGCTGTCCCAGATGGCGGCGACCGCTGCAGCCGCCGATCCGCCGAGCCGACCGAACATCGTGTGGATCATGTCGGAGGATAATTCGGCGGACTATCTGCGACACTTTGACCCCGACGGGGCTCCGGCGCCGAACATCGAATCGATGGCGGCCCACGGCGTGACCTTCGATCGCGCGTTTTCCAACGCGCCGGTCTGTTCGGTCGCCCGCACGACATTGATTACCGGTTGTTACGCCCCGCGGATCGGCACGCAGTTCCATCGACGATTCGTCTCCGTCCCGATGCCCGAGGGACTGCAGATGTTTCCGGCCTACCTGCGGGCGGCCGGCTACTACACGACCAACAACAGCAAGGAGGACTACAACGCGGTCAAGGGCTCCGACGTCTGGAGCGAATCGAGTCGAAAGGCGAGCTGGAGGAACCGTCCAGAGGAATCGATGCCGTTTTTCCATGTGCAGACGTTCGGCGATTCACATGAAAGCCGGTTGCACTTCAGCCAAGACCAAATGCAGGAGCCGACGCAGACCGATCCGGCCGGTGTCAAACTGCAGGCCTATTTCCCAGACACCCCGCTGTTTCGTTACACCCGGGCGCGGTACCACGACCGAATGATGAAAATCGACGAACTGGTCGGCGGCGTGATCGAACAACTTCGTGAAGACGGCCAGTTGGAAAACACGTTCGTGTTCTACTTCGGCGATCACGGCGGGGTCTTGCCACGGTCCAAAGGCTACGCGTACGAGGCCGGATTGCACGTGCCGCTGGTCGTGCGAGTTCCGGATCAATTCCAATCGCTGGCGGCACGCGAGCTCGGTTCGCGGACCAAGGGGTTTGTCGAGTTCGTCGATTTCGGACCGACAGTGCTTAGTCTGGCCGGATTGGAACAACCCGAAGGCGTCGACGGGAAACCGTTTCTGGGGATCGATGCCGATCCGGAAAAGGTCGATCGACGCGATGAAGCATTCGGGTACGCCGATCGGTTCGATGAAAAGTACGACTTGGTGCGGACGCTGCGGATCGGTGATTTTAAATACATCCGCAACTTCGAACCGTTCTATCCGGACGGATTGCAAAACAACTACCGCTACCTTTGCCTGGCGTATCAGCAGTGGCGCGAACTCTATCAACAAGGAAAGCTAAGCGGTGCGGCCAAACAATTCTATGAAGCGAAAGCGCCCGAGGCGCTGTATGACTTGAATGCGGATCCGGACGAGGTCAACAATTTGGCGTCGGACCCCGAATACGCGACGCAACTGAAACAGATGCGCGATCAACTGGACGATCGGCTCAAGTCGCTGCCGGATCTGAGCTTTGTGATCGAAGCCGTGATGGTCGATGAAGCGATCAACAATCCGACGGTGTTCGGCGAATCGCACAGCGGTCAAATCACCCGGTACATCGACACGGTGAACCTGGCGCTGCTGCCGATCGAAGAGGCGCTGCCGGGAATCCAAGCGGCGCTCGATGACGCGGATCCTTGGGTCCGTTACTGGGCGTTGGTCGCCTGCAGCACGCTCGGCGAAGCCGCCAAGCCACTGACATCAACGATCGAGAAGTTCCTGTTGGACGTCGAACCGCTGGTCGTGATGCGGGCCGTTGAATACTTGGCGGTCCACAGTGATGTCGAGACGAAACCGTCCATGTATCGGTCGCTGGAGCGCGCGACGAACGAACCGGAACTGCTGCGGATGCTCAACACCATCGTCTTCCTCCGCGACTTCCATGGTTACGAGGTCGACCCGGACAGGTTCCAGTTTCTGCCGGTGTTAACGCCGATCGACCCCAAAGGCCAGGTGATCCACCGATTGCGATATCTGAAGGGTGAAATTTAG
- a CDS encoding ABC transporter ATP-binding protein has product MNTPFVRVLRLAFRRHWAIAAIAVSSLAVALLWSANISAVLPIVDVVFAGDTLSEYVDDNIQEADQAVETLTAQIAAIESGGDAAGRTLQGESVDDLRAQETRQSGKAHWYRQAKPWIDAYAPTTPFGTLLAILAFLVIGTALKLVALTANMMWVQYVSGRTAIDLRAIFFRKALRLDLDAFGENGSADLTARLTNDVALVTAGVSTLLGRMIREPLKMAACLIGAAIVCHRLLFLVLIVSPILAFIMQKLSRAIRRASKRAMEEMSQLYGMLNDSFAGIRLVKASNTQAFERARLRRGTFAYYQKTMKMAFYNTLARGTTELMGMTTVSLAILAGGYLVLNKQTHLFGLQMTTEPLEQGQIFLFFSFLIGASDPARKLADVWSGLQRGIAAAVRVMEIVDMPVRVEEPAVPRSPQRPHSTIRFEGVEYQYPSGPKVLRGIDLEIPHGETIAIVGPNGCGKSTMISLLCRFDDPQAGRVLLDDVPINEMRTRDLRKRLALVTQRTILFDDTIENNIRYGSPGADLHDVVRAAKLAFADDFIRKKTPDGYKTILGTGGMRLSGGQMQRIALARAFLRDPDILILDEATSQIDLESEQLIHQALEKFLVGRTGVMITHRASTLAMAHRVVVVEQGQVAASGAHAEVIGQNRFYQSLCGTDQPIAA; this is encoded by the coding sequence GTGAACACGCCTTTCGTTCGAGTATTAAGACTGGCATTTCGCCGTCACTGGGCAATCGCAGCCATCGCCGTCTCCTCACTTGCGGTCGCGTTGCTGTGGAGTGCCAACATCAGCGCGGTGCTGCCGATCGTCGACGTCGTCTTTGCCGGCGACACGCTTTCGGAGTATGTCGACGACAACATTCAAGAAGCCGATCAGGCGGTCGAGACGCTCACAGCCCAGATCGCCGCGATCGAGTCCGGCGGGGACGCGGCAGGTCGAACCCTTCAGGGCGAGTCCGTTGACGATCTCCGTGCCCAGGAGACGCGTCAATCCGGCAAGGCCCACTGGTACCGCCAAGCCAAACCATGGATCGATGCCTATGCACCGACGACACCCTTCGGCACGTTGTTGGCCATTTTGGCTTTCTTGGTCATCGGCACGGCGTTGAAGCTGGTCGCGCTGACGGCCAACATGATGTGGGTGCAATATGTCAGCGGGCGGACGGCGATCGACTTGCGAGCGATCTTCTTTCGCAAGGCGTTGCGATTGGACCTGGACGCGTTCGGTGAAAACGGTTCGGCCGATCTGACGGCGCGTTTGACCAACGATGTCGCCCTGGTCACCGCGGGTGTTTCCACCTTGCTCGGCCGCATGATCCGCGAACCGCTGAAGATGGCGGCGTGTTTGATCGGAGCCGCGATCGTGTGTCACCGTCTGTTGTTCTTGGTGCTGATCGTCTCGCCGATCTTGGCGTTCATCATGCAAAAACTCAGCCGGGCCATCCGTCGCGCCAGCAAACGTGCGATGGAGGAGATGAGCCAGCTGTACGGGATGCTGAACGATTCGTTCGCCGGAATTCGACTGGTCAAAGCGTCCAACACCCAGGCCTTTGAACGCGCCCGACTTCGACGCGGCACGTTCGCCTACTATCAGAAAACGATGAAGATGGCGTTCTACAACACGTTGGCACGTGGGACGACCGAATTGATGGGCATGACCACGGTTTCGCTGGCCATCCTGGCTGGCGGCTACCTGGTGTTGAACAAGCAAACGCATCTGTTCGGTTTGCAAATGACGACCGAACCGCTGGAACAGGGGCAGATCTTTTTGTTCTTCAGCTTCTTGATCGGTGCGTCGGATCCGGCGCGGAAATTGGCCGACGTCTGGAGCGGGTTGCAACGCGGCATCGCCGCCGCGGTCCGTGTGATGGAAATCGTCGACATGCCCGTCCGTGTCGAGGAGCCGGCCGTCCCACGGTCTCCCCAACGGCCCCATTCGACTATCCGATTCGAAGGCGTGGAGTATCAATACCCATCGGGGCCGAAGGTGTTGCGGGGGATCGATCTGGAAATCCCGCACGGCGAAACCATCGCCATCGTCGGTCCCAACGGCTGTGGGAAAAGCACGATGATCAGCCTGCTGTGCCGATTCGATGATCCACAGGCCGGGCGGGTGCTGTTGGATGACGTGCCGATCAATGAAATGCGAACCCGTGATCTGCGCAAGCGGCTCGCCCTGGTCACTCAGCGGACGATTTTGTTCGACGACACGATCGAAAACAACATTCGCTATGGCAGCCCCGGTGCGGATTTACACGACGTCGTCCGGGCGGCCAAATTGGCCTTTGCCGATGACTTCATCCGCAAGAAAACACCGGACGGATACAAGACGATCCTGGGGACCGGTGGGATGCGGTTGTCCGGCGGCCAGATGCAACGCATCGCGCTGGCCCGTGCGTTTCTTCGCGACCCCGACATCTTGATCCTGGATGAAGCGACCAGCCAGATCGATTTGGAAAGCGAACAGCTGATCCACCAGGCTCTGGAAAAGTTCCTGGTCGGCCGCACCGGCGTGATGATCACACACCGCGCCAGCACGTTGGCGATGGCCCACCGAGTGGTCGTCGTCGAACAGGGGCAGGTCGCCGCCAGCGGAGCACACGCCGAAGTGATCGGCCAAAACCGTTTCTATCAAAGCCTGTGCGGGACCGATCAGCCGATCGCGGCCTAG
- a CDS encoding 4-(cytidine 5'-diphospho)-2-C-methyl-D-erythritol kinase, translating into MTVVRTSPPAKLNLFLEIPARRDDGYHEIDTVMVAIDWRDELEIEPIPQGRIELTASWLPSVESIAGELGLDTSDGRVPELLRIPTDGSNLVVRALDAFRATFGVKTGFRVRLGKRIPAGAGMGGASSDAAHAISCAAQIHQIDNSSRVLHEIAASIGSDVPFFLGGGGPESAVAARATGRGERLLPLQICPLIHFVVAYPSVSLSTAGVYAQLNVPQHPVGSASFLQAMDREDRESMGRAMMNRLSEPALKILPQLSELLESLWQCGLQPCQLTGSGSACFGIAKDAEQAKDIVKRLKTELQPGVLLRVARTVPAATPIEIEPS; encoded by the coding sequence ATGACCGTCGTCCGAACTTCACCTCCGGCCAAACTGAACCTGTTTCTGGAGATCCCCGCGCGCCGTGACGACGGGTATCACGAAATCGACACCGTCATGGTCGCCATCGACTGGCGCGACGAACTGGAAATCGAACCGATCCCGCAGGGGCGAATCGAATTGACGGCATCCTGGTTGCCTTCGGTCGAATCGATTGCCGGCGAGTTAGGCTTGGACACAAGCGATGGTCGAGTGCCCGAGTTGTTGCGGATTCCGACCGATGGTTCCAACCTGGTCGTCCGCGCACTCGACGCCTTTCGGGCCACCTTCGGCGTCAAAACAGGCTTTCGCGTTCGGCTCGGCAAACGGATTCCGGCCGGCGCGGGGATGGGCGGCGCCAGCAGCGACGCGGCCCATGCGATTAGCTGTGCCGCCCAGATTCACCAAATTGACAACAGCTCCAGAGTGTTGCACGAGATCGCGGCGTCGATCGGCAGCGACGTTCCGTTCTTCCTCGGCGGTGGCGGCCCAGAGTCGGCGGTCGCCGCCCGGGCGACCGGTCGTGGTGAGCGATTGTTGCCACTTCAGATTTGTCCATTGATACACTTTGTCGTGGCCTATCCTTCGGTCAGCCTCTCCACAGCGGGCGTTTACGCACAGTTGAATGTCCCGCAGCATCCGGTCGGTTCGGCGTCATTTTTGCAGGCAATGGATCGGGAAGACCGCGAATCGATGGGTCGAGCGATGATGAACCGTCTGTCCGAACCGGCATTGAAAATTCTGCCACAGCTGAGCGAATTGTTAGAATCACTGTGGCAATGCGGACTCCAACCGTGTCAACTAACCGGTAGCGGTTCGGCATGTTTTGGAATTGCCAAGGATGCCGAACAGGCCAAGGACATCGTGAAGCGTTTAAAGACCGAGTTGCAACCTGGTGTATTGCTACGAGTGGCGCGCACGGTTCCTGCTGCGACACCCATTGAAATCGAGCCGAGCTAG
- the recJ gene encoding single-stranded-DNA-specific exonuclease RecJ: MKRKWRIVPHDAARVDQLIRGSGLPPVVAQLLVSRGVYDRNAADAFLSTKLTGLRDPQELPGVPEATELVAAAIAEKTPIVVYGDYDCDGMTGTAILYNGLKLLGGDVAYHVPNRLEEGYGLNADAIRRLADRGKKMIISVDCGITSVTCAELCKELGVQLIITDHHTLDDSLPDADAIVHPRLPGSGYPFGELCGAGVAFKLAWSLCQTICGSKKVSEPLRRYLMQSLSLAAIGTVADVVPLVDENRILVAHGLRMLGSEPLPGLAELMRITKLDEASTLNTESIAFNLAPRLNASGRLGQAQLGVELLTTTNPERATALAEYIDQLNKNRDSLQRSVTLAAQKQVKENFDAENDPALVLAGVGWHQGVIGVVAGRLSDKYAKPVIILSMDASGKADAVGSGRVGGTAIDLHAALSECSDRLVRFGGHQAAAGLTIDERQIDGFREDFCEAVSQQWSDGEIEPEIVIDAEASFAQLNLNTIKQIETLEPFGAGNPRPTLLCQNVTLAEPARRMGSGDRHLTVRLDQGGKTIRGVAFGAGDWCDELNACDGPIQVAYRPVINEFRGYRRVEIHVVDWKPLHVGAATG; encoded by the coding sequence ATGAAACGGAAATGGCGGATCGTTCCCCATGATGCCGCCCGCGTCGACCAATTGATCCGTGGATCCGGTTTGCCCCCCGTCGTCGCTCAGCTTCTGGTCAGCCGAGGCGTTTATGATCGCAACGCCGCCGACGCCTTCTTGTCGACTAAGCTGACGGGATTGCGAGACCCTCAGGAATTGCCCGGCGTGCCCGAGGCGACCGAGTTGGTCGCGGCGGCCATCGCTGAAAAGACGCCGATCGTGGTTTATGGCGACTATGACTGTGACGGGATGACCGGGACAGCGATCCTGTACAACGGATTGAAGTTGCTCGGCGGAGACGTCGCCTACCACGTCCCCAACCGCTTGGAAGAAGGCTACGGATTGAACGCCGATGCGATTCGGCGGCTGGCCGATCGCGGCAAAAAAATGATCATTTCGGTCGACTGCGGAATCACCAGCGTCACCTGTGCCGAACTGTGCAAGGAGCTGGGCGTCCAGCTGATCATCACCGACCACCACACACTTGATGACAGTCTGCCGGATGCCGATGCGATCGTGCACCCGAGATTACCCGGGTCCGGTTATCCCTTCGGCGAACTCTGTGGCGCCGGCGTGGCATTCAAATTGGCTTGGTCGCTGTGTCAAACGATTTGCGGATCCAAGAAGGTCAGCGAGCCGCTGCGTCGCTACCTGATGCAATCGCTGTCCCTGGCAGCGATCGGAACCGTCGCGGACGTCGTCCCACTGGTCGATGAAAATCGCATTCTGGTCGCGCACGGATTGCGGATGCTCGGCAGCGAGCCGTTGCCGGGTCTGGCCGAACTGATGCGGATCACGAAACTCGACGAAGCGTCAACGCTGAATACCGAGAGCATCGCCTTCAATTTGGCGCCCCGGTTGAACGCCTCGGGACGCCTCGGCCAAGCCCAGTTGGGCGTCGAATTGTTGACGACCACCAATCCGGAACGCGCCACGGCGCTGGCCGAATACATCGACCAGCTCAACAAGAACCGTGACAGCTTGCAACGCAGCGTCACGCTGGCCGCTCAAAAACAAGTCAAAGAAAACTTCGACGCCGAGAACGATCCCGCATTGGTGCTCGCCGGTGTCGGTTGGCATCAAGGCGTGATCGGCGTGGTGGCCGGTCGGCTGAGCGACAAGTATGCCAAACCGGTCATCATCCTCTCCATGGACGCCTCGGGCAAAGCCGACGCGGTCGGTTCGGGGCGGGTCGGGGGCACGGCGATCGACTTGCACGCCGCGCTGTCGGAATGCTCGGATCGACTGGTCCGTTTCGGTGGACACCAAGCCGCCGCGGGGTTGACGATCGACGAGCGTCAGATCGACGGGTTCCGCGAGGATTTCTGCGAAGCGGTTTCCCAGCAGTGGTCGGACGGTGAGATCGAACCTGAAATTGTCATCGACGCCGAAGCCTCCTTCGCTCAATTGAACCTGAACACGATCAAACAGATCGAAACATTGGAGCCCTTCGGCGCGGGCAATCCGCGGCCGACGTTGCTTTGCCAAAACGTCACGCTGGCCGAACCGGCGCGACGAATGGGCAGCGGCGACCGGCATTTGACCGTCCGTTTGGATCAAGGCGGAAAAACCATCCGCGGCGTCGCCTTCGGTGCCGGCGACTGGTGCGACGAACTCAACGCCTGTGACGGACCGATTCAAGTCGCCTATCGCCCGGTGATCAACGAGTTTCGGGGCTATCGACGCGTCGAAATCCACGTCGTCGATTGGAAACCCCTCCACGTCGGCGCAGCGACCGGTTGA
- a CDS encoding thiamine phosphate synthase: MDHSRQTSYRILDASANRAAEGIRTIEEFVRFGLDDSQAAAVAKELRHELATALSRLNRAELLAARDTEGDVGTALETTAEYSRAEIADVITAAAERVQQSLRVLEEYGKTVDVEFARQIESLRYRAYTHHRQIELDAITGSRKRRLAEAVLYLLIDCGRSESEFIERLQTLSHAGVDVFQLRDKQAHDRQLFERAKCGASIAKDCNALFIVNDRADIALAAGADGVHVGQDELPAAMARRVLGSERLVGVSTHTIDQVHQTIRDGADYIGCGPTFPSSTKSFGSHAGTAFLDQVHAETRQTPRPAFAIGGINRTNLDQVTACGFHRIAVTAAINDAEDPAAAARELRRRLVDR; this comes from the coding sequence TTGGACCACTCTCGACAGACCAGCTACCGAATTCTGGACGCATCGGCCAACCGGGCGGCCGAGGGGATTCGAACGATCGAGGAGTTTGTCCGTTTCGGATTGGACGATTCACAAGCCGCGGCGGTTGCAAAGGAACTGCGGCACGAACTCGCCACGGCACTGTCGCGATTGAACCGTGCCGAATTGCTTGCGGCCCGTGATACCGAGGGTGATGTCGGCACCGCGTTGGAAACGACGGCGGAGTACTCGCGGGCCGAAATCGCCGACGTGATCACCGCCGCGGCCGAGCGGGTGCAGCAATCACTTCGGGTTCTGGAAGAATACGGAAAGACGGTCGACGTTGAATTCGCCCGCCAGATCGAATCGTTGCGCTATCGGGCGTACACGCATCATCGTCAGATTGAACTCGACGCGATCACCGGAAGCAGAAAACGACGACTCGCCGAGGCCGTGTTGTACCTGTTGATCGATTGCGGCCGGTCCGAATCCGAGTTCATCGAAAGGCTGCAAACGTTGTCGCATGCCGGTGTCGACGTGTTTCAATTGCGAGACAAACAGGCCCACGATCGTCAGTTGTTCGAACGGGCCAAATGCGGTGCGTCGATTGCCAAGGATTGCAACGCGTTGTTCATCGTCAACGATCGCGCGGACATCGCGTTGGCCGCCGGCGCCGATGGAGTGCACGTCGGACAAGACGAATTGCCCGCGGCGATGGCGCGACGCGTGCTCGGCAGCGAGCGATTGGTCGGCGTGTCGACGCACACGATCGATCAAGTGCATCAAACGATCCGTGACGGGGCGGATTACATCGGTTGCGGGCCGACGTTTCCCAGTTCGACAAAGTCATTTGGTTCGCACGCCGGGACGGCATTCTTAGACCAAGTTCACGCCGAAACCCGACAAACACCCCGCCCGGCCTTCGCGATCGGCGGAATCAATCGGACGAATCTGGATCAGGTGACCGCGTGCGGTTTCCACCGCATCGCCGTCACGGCGGCGATCAACGACGCCGAAGATCCGGCCGCCGCGGCGAGAGAATTGCGGCGCAGGCTGGTGGATAGGTGA
- a CDS encoding 3'-5' exonuclease → MSEDVSHLVFDCESIADGALIAKVRYPGESLAPQEAIARYQAELMEEKGTTFIPYTFQVPIAVVVAKVSKDFRLIDIVSLDEPNFRSHVITAHFWKGWEVYKRPQWVTFNGRTFDLPLMELAAYRFGISIAPWFKNDGYRSPRNRFSVDSHLDLQDLLTNFSASRFNGGLNLATKLLGKPGKMSVTGDQVQQQYDDGDLKGISDYCRCDVLDTYFVFLRSMVLSGKMTLEMEVEITAESKAWIQAKADDCEAYATYLEHWEDWADPWESDAADAEG, encoded by the coding sequence ATGAGCGAAGACGTCTCCCATCTGGTATTTGACTGCGAAAGTATCGCCGATGGGGCGTTGATCGCGAAAGTCCGCTACCCCGGCGAGTCCCTCGCCCCGCAGGAGGCCATCGCGCGTTATCAAGCGGAGCTGATGGAGGAAAAGGGCACGACGTTCATCCCCTACACGTTCCAGGTCCCCATCGCGGTGGTCGTGGCCAAGGTTTCCAAAGACTTTCGCTTGATCGACATCGTTTCACTGGACGAACCGAATTTTCGTTCCCACGTGATCACGGCCCACTTTTGGAAGGGTTGGGAGGTCTACAAACGCCCCCAGTGGGTCACGTTCAACGGCCGAACGTTTGATTTGCCGCTGATGGAATTGGCCGCCTACCGTTTCGGCATCTCGATCGCACCCTGGTTTAAGAACGACGGCTATCGGTCGCCGCGGAATCGATTCAGCGTCGATTCCCACCTGGACCTGCAAGATCTGTTGACCAATTTCAGCGCTTCGCGGTTCAACGGCGGGCTGAACCTTGCCACCAAGCTACTCGGCAAACCCGGCAAGATGTCCGTCACCGGCGACCAAGTGCAACAACAGTACGACGACGGCGACTTAAAAGGCATCAGCGACTATTGCCGCTGCGACGTCCTGGACACCTACTTCGTGTTCCTGCGGTCGATGGTGCTGAGCGGAAAGATGACGCTGGAAATGGAGGTCGAGATCACGGCCGAAAGCAAAGCCTGGATCCAGGCCAAAGCCGACGACTGCGAAGCCTACGCCACCTATCTGGAGCACTGGGAAGACTGGGCCGATCCCTGGGAAAGCGACGCGGCCGATGCGGAGGGATGA
- a CDS encoding SpoVG family protein, whose amino-acid sequence MEITEIRIKLMESSEDRLRAFCSITIDGCFVVRDLKIIDGANGPFVAMPSRKLTGHCNRCHHKNHLRASYCNHCGNKLSFESEGALDSPQKLYADVAHPINSDCRELIQDAVIKEFEAELSRCQQPGYRSRYDDDFSDAGEDVDTAMIDPPHASPGPSKQRSPDRQEEKPAGGNDSEFGAGIF is encoded by the coding sequence GTGGAGATAACGGAGATTCGAATCAAGTTGATGGAGTCGTCGGAAGATCGACTGCGGGCGTTTTGTTCGATCACGATCGATGGCTGTTTTGTGGTTCGCGATTTGAAGATCATCGACGGTGCCAACGGACCGTTCGTGGCGATGCCCAGTCGAAAGTTGACCGGTCATTGCAATCGCTGTCATCACAAGAACCATTTGCGGGCCAGTTACTGCAATCATTGCGGGAACAAGTTGTCGTTTGAAAGCGAAGGCGCGCTCGACTCGCCACAAAAACTGTATGCCGACGTCGCACACCCGATCAACAGCGATTGCCGCGAGCTGATCCAGGATGCGGTGATCAAAGAATTCGAAGCCGAGCTGAGCCGTTGCCAGCAACCCGGCTATCGATCGCGCTACGACGACGATTTTTCGGACGCCGGCGAAGACGTGGACACCGCGATGATCGACCCTCCGCACGCATCACCGGGTCCGTCCAAGCAACGCAGTCCGGACCGACAGGAAGAGAAGCCCGCCGGCGGAAACGACTCCGAGTTCGGCGCCGGAATTTTCTGA
- the pepT gene encoding peptidase T, protein MFEINRARLLDRFLRYVRIGTPADPGSETYPSSECQRELGKLLAAELSAMSADDVYQDEHALVYGTVPSTVGDADVPVVALVAHVDTSPDAPGKDVRPQVIENYPGGDIELANGEVIRVAACPALNGLVGATLITTDGTSLLGGDDKAGVAIIMELAETLIENPDLKHGPVKVVMTCDEEIGHGTDKIDLEKLAADVAYTVDGGGAGVVDVETFSADAATVRFIGDNIHPSIAKDRMVNAVRGAADFVAALPRDRDTPETTDGRQGFIHANSISGGVGEASVELILRSFDAADLETYADLLRQIAGDVESKWPGLKVQVTTRRQYRNLGEGLAKLPESITLAEQAFQNLGRECTKEIIRGGTDGSVLTEKGLPTPNLSSGQHNIHSVREFACLDEMVAATEHLVELLSLWSNQRA, encoded by the coding sequence ATGTTCGAAATCAACCGCGCCCGATTGTTGGATCGTTTTCTCAGGTACGTTCGCATCGGGACCCCCGCCGATCCAGGCAGCGAGACCTATCCCAGCAGCGAGTGCCAACGGGAACTCGGCAAGCTGCTTGCCGCGGAGCTTTCCGCGATGTCCGCAGATGACGTTTATCAAGACGAGCATGCGTTGGTCTACGGGACGGTTCCGTCCACCGTCGGCGATGCCGACGTACCCGTTGTCGCGCTTGTCGCCCACGTCGACACCTCGCCCGACGCACCCGGAAAAGACGTTCGGCCGCAAGTGATCGAAAACTATCCCGGCGGCGACATCGAACTTGCCAACGGCGAAGTGATCCGCGTCGCCGCCTGTCCGGCGCTCAACGGGCTTGTCGGTGCCACCTTGATCACCACCGACGGAACATCCCTGCTGGGAGGCGACGACAAAGCCGGGGTGGCGATCATCATGGAATTGGCCGAGACGTTGATCGAGAACCCGGACCTGAAACACGGCCCCGTCAAGGTCGTGATGACCTGCGATGAAGAGATCGGCCACGGGACCGACAAGATCGACTTGGAAAAGCTGGCCGCCGACGTGGCCTACACCGTTGATGGCGGCGGAGCGGGAGTGGTGGATGTGGAGACGTTTTCCGCCGATGCCGCCACGGTGCGGTTCATCGGTGACAACATTCACCCGTCGATCGCCAAAGATCGCATGGTCAACGCGGTTCGGGGCGCCGCCGATTTCGTCGCCGCCCTGCCACGTGATCGCGACACGCCCGAAACCACCGACGGACGCCAGGGATTCATTCACGCCAATTCCATCTCCGGCGGCGTCGGGGAAGCTTCCGTCGAATTGATCCTGCGATCGTTCGATGCCGCCGATTTGGAAACCTATGCCGACTTGCTGCGTCAGATCGCCGGCGACGTTGAATCGAAATGGCCCGGGTTGAAAGTCCAGGTCACGACGCGGCGACAGTACCGCAACTTGGGTGAAGGCCTGGCCAAGTTGCCCGAGTCGATCACGTTGGCCGAACAAGCCTTCCAAAACTTAGGCCGAGAGTGCACCAAAGAGATCATTCGCGGCGGTACCGACGGAAGTGTGCTGACCGAAAAAGGGCTGCCCACACCGAACCTGTCCAGTGGCCAACACAATATCCACAGTGTTCGCGAATTCGCCTGCTTGGATGAAATGGTGGCCGCCACCGAACACTTGGTCGAATTGCTGTCGCTGTGGTCCAACCAACGGGCGTAG